The stretch of DNA AAAAGTTTGCATGCATGCCAGGTAACTCCTGCATTAATCCTCCCATGTACTTTTCTCTTCAAATTGCAAGTCCTCAGTTGCTCAGCCTATTCCATTTTCCTAGGGGGAAAAATTACTAATTTAGCCTTGAAGCTGTGCACAATATCAATAGCTCATGAAAACAATCTCAGCTAGCCAAAAAATTCCCGTTTTCTTGGTATTATTCGGCATTATAAAACTATCACTACAGGTGCTACCTGTGGAAACAGGAgccttgcaagaaaaaaaaaattctgccctTCTCAATGGCTGtcagagtaaatcagtgggtatCCTGGCAATGGATAACTGTTTACATGCTACCCATGTTTTCTGAAAGTCATTAGTGTTGTGAGTTTTCTTTGACAAGCCTGAGGAAGATCACTTTGTTTTGTCACATACAGGGATGGAAAGATAAATAAGAAATGAGTCTTTGACCAGCTTCTGAGTTGGAATCAAAATGTGGGCTTGTGAGTCTCACTCCTCTTTGGGAAACGCTTCAGTTCACTGAACCTTGAGCCCTAGAGGGTGATGTGAGCAGGGCTGACCTGTGAGTTTAACTGATGAACTCAGACGGTTTTTCATAAACCCCAAATGGAATGGGAACAAGGTGACCTCGCCACATCTTCCCAAGCAGATCTCCACCTCTATCCtaaacaaaatgggagaaaagggCCCCAAAAACATCTGGGAAAGGGTCCCTTGTCAAgagggtgtctttttttttttttttggttcacaaCTGAGATTTTATTGGTATTGAATCAGTACACAAACATTTCAATTTGTATACAATGCTTAACATACGTACCAAGAGTCTAACAAGCCGTGAATTGTCATTTTTGAAGTTATTCCAGTGACTTTCCAGCTCTGAATTTGGAGGCAGCCCTCCTGGAAGAGGCTACCAAGTACCAGTGTCTGCTGTTGCTGTCACTGAATCCCACCCACTCACGACTGAACATCACATACACGACACGCAAGTCTTCAGTCTTTCACAGCACGTTAACGATTAGGAACCCTGGACTCCCACAGCCAAAGGTGTAACGGGTGCACGATTCTGACACAGCAACAAGGAGTGGTTTACTGTAGAACACAGCTCTACTGACCAACACGGGAGAAGCAACTGAAAATTTCCAAGACAGATGAAATGCACAATTGTGACTCCAAGTTGCCACTTGGTATGCAGTGTGTGTTGTAGGATATAAAAACCACCCACCTATGGAATGTGAAGCTGACACCCAGACAGGCAGAGCCTCCCGTAATTCAATATCCCACTATTTTCTCGTTGTACCAAAAAATAAACAACCAGCAATGATTTCACCTCTTAAAACAAATCATTTACACTTAAAAAATGGGATGAGATGGGCTTCCCTCCTTAAAAATGTTTCTAGAGCTACTAAAAAACTTGCATTTACAAAATAGTTGATAAAAATATTCCTCTGGATTGTACAAGAAGGGAGACAGGGAGCACTGATAAGACGTGGTGTGTGGCATTAATCGGACTTGGCTTCCTTCTCCTCGGCTTCGTCAGAGGCGGGACTCTCCTCGTTTTTAGTATCTCCGTTTTCCGCGGGCACGTCCTCCTTGGTTTCCTGGTTGGCCAGCTCGGCCTGCTGCTTGCCCTTCACCCCTCTCCTGCCCTTGGCCTGCACCTTCTTGTCCGACGACTTCTCCTTGCCAGCTGCCTTCTTGGGCTTCGCATCCACCTTTGCAGGAGCCGGTTTAGCCGACAGCCTGGCCGATCTCCTCTTGGGCTCCTCCTTGGCCGCCCCTTCGGCAGAGCTGACCTTCCTCTTGGGCATCTTGGCGGCGGGAAGCTCGTGTGGCGGGGTGCCTGCGGGCCGCGGCGCCCACCGAGAGCCTTCACGGAGCCGGGCTGGCCTGGCCGCTGCCGCTCCTCCCGCCGGGACCCGCGGCGGGGGCGGTGGGAGAACCGGATGGAACCAGATTGGGAAcccgccccctcctcctcctccctccccggcGGCGGGCTCCCCGCCGCCCGGGCCGCCCCTCGCCCCCAATTGGGTGCGGGGGCCCACCCCGCCTCGCGCGTGCCTGGAATAGCAAGAGGGTGTCTTTTCTATTCACCTGTTTATATGTTTTCAATAGAAGCTTCTCCATCCACGGCTCTGTCCttgacatcatttttttttgggggggggggtctttgATCATGTTAGGGAGGGATAGATCATGGAGCCAGTGTCTATTATTCCGGCAGATGTTAGTGTGTGTTGTCAACTTTCGAATATTTCCGTTGACTTAAGGATGGAACAAATGGGCCTATTGTTGTTCCAATTAAAAGACACTAATGTAATACTTGGCAAGTTTTTCTAGAGTTCTCATGAAATTTCTCTGATCTTCCTTGGCTCATTCAGATGCCTGGGAGGTGGGGCGTTGGTGGTGTGGTGATGAGATTCtcttcaggagcctggagcacctGCCATCAGCCTTCACAAGCTCTTTCAGCACGTGCAAGGTGTAATGATGCCAACCACAGACTTCTTGCCAAGGCCCCAGGGTGCTATCACAGTGCTCAAAAATGTTGCCACACTCTAGAAAAAACCCATCAGCTAGCACACTCAAATGCAACCAATGCAGCAGCTGATAGCATAAAGATATACTCATCTTCCATGAGGTGATTACAAAACACATAAGGGATATCAGAACTAATCAAATTCAACATCTGTTCCTCATAAGA from Ochotona princeps isolate mOchPri1 chromosome 10, mOchPri1.hap1, whole genome shotgun sequence encodes:
- the LOC101530905 gene encoding non-histone chromosomal protein HMG-14 produces the protein MPKRKVSSAEGAAKEEPKRRSARLSAKPAPAKVDAKPKKAAGKEKSSDKKVQAKGRRGVKGKQQAELANQETKEDVPAENGDTKNEESPASDEAEEKEAKSD